The genomic interval TCCGGGTCGAAGCCGGAGCCGACCAACGGCATGGGCGCGTTCACGGCGAGGTCGCGCTGGTGGTAGGTGGGTTGCTCGATCTGCACGAGGGGCGGGAGGTTGGCGGGCGGGTCGACGACGGTGATCGTGACGCTCGCGCTGTCCTGGGCGCCCTGCGGGTCGGTGGCCGTGACGGTGAGGGTGCGCGGGCCGTTGCTCGCGAACGTGGTCTGCAACAGGCACCCCGACTGCGGGAAGGCGTCGGTCTGGACGCTGCTCGTCCACACGAGCCGGTCACAGGCGAGCGCCTCGTTCGGCTCGTTGCGGTCGCTCGCCTGGGCGCGCAGCAGCACGGGCCCCGTGCGGTAGACCGCGGCGCCGTCGGCGGGCGACGTGATGGCGACCTGCGGCGCCTCGTTGACGACGTTGAGGACGGTGGTCCTGGTGGTGGAGGCGCCGCCGGAATCCGTGGCCGTGACGGTGATCGTGCGGCTGCCGGTCGTCGTGAAGGTCCTCTCGATCGACCAGCCCGTGCCGAGCGCGCCGTCGACGTCGGAGCTCCAGGTCACCGTGCAGCACGGGAACGGGTCCTCGATGTCGATCGGCGTGATGGAGAGCTGGGCGGGCAGGTTCAGCAGGGCGGTCAGCGAGCCGGGCAGGTCGAAGGTGGGCGCGACGTTGCCGAGCGCCTCCAGCACGGCGGCGAGGGCGTTGACGCGGCGACCGGCGTCGGCCTCGGGCTCGTGCGCCGTGCGCATGAGGATGTCCTCGACCTCGTCCGCGCCGAGGCCCGGGTCGGCCGCCCAGACGAGCGCGGCCACACCGGCCACGAAGGGCGAGGAGAAGCTCGTGCCGTTCACCACGTGCGCCCGGTTCTCCGTGTGGTCCGGGTCGGGGCCCACCCACAGGGTGAAGGGGGCGTAGATGTCCACCTGCTCGTGCCCGTAGTTGGAACGGCTCGAGCGCTGCACGCTGTTGACGCGTAGACCGCCGACGCAGATGACGCCGGAGTTCTCGCACGGGGTGTACCAGGTGTCCTCCCAGCAGCCCACCAATGGGGCGCAGGTCGTGCCGTCGACGTTCTTGCCGTCGTTGCCGGCGGAGGCGAACATCAGCATGCCGGAGTAGCGAAGCGCGGCCGTGGCCGCCTCGAAGGGCAGGACCGACCACGCCAGGTACCAGGGCACGCCGACGCCGTAACTCATGTTCGCGACGTGGGCGCCCGCCACCCTGGCCTCGGTCAGGGCGGCGATCGAGGTGAAGAAGTCGTAGAGCGTGTATACGAGGACGGGCTCCGCGACCGGACCGGCCGGGCCGGCGCTGCCGTAGCCGTTGCCGGCCACGGCCATGGCCGCGCTCGCGACGTTCGTGCCGTGCCACGGGCAGTCGCCGTTGCCGCAGCCGAGGAGGTTGTCGTCCTCCACCGGGTCGCTGTACGGCACGTTGCTGATGGCCGTCCAACCGCTCGGCATGTCGGCGTCCGGCCGGAAGCCCATGTCCAGGACGGCGACCTTCACGCGGTTGCCGAGCTTGCCGGCCAGGTCGAGCGCGCGCCAGGCGGCGGCCACGCCGATGTCCTGCGGACCGCCCCGCTGGTGGGACGGCCACAGGAACGGGTTGGGCTGGTAGTCGAGGTTGGTGGCGAGCGCGTCGCCGGCAGGCGCCTCGCGCACGTCGCTGCCGCGGAAGTCCGCCGCGGAGCCCACCCAGTTCAGGCCGACGGGCACGCCGCCCGCGGCCTCGTGGCTGCCGGCGGCCAGGAGGTTCAGCCCCGCCTCGCTCGACACGCCGTAGTCGCCCCGTGCCCGCGGCTCCAACTTGCGGAGGTCGGCCACCAGCTCTCCGGTCGACGCGGCGGAGGCGTCCACCCGGATCAAGTACTGGCCGGGCAGGTCGGCAAGGCCGTGGTCCGCCCGGGGGAGGCTCAGCAGGACCGTGCCGTGCCAGCGGGACACGAGGGCCGCCAGGGCGTCCTCGTCGTCCGTCTGCAGCCAGAGCTCGTTGGCGACGAACGTCGCCGGCACCCCGTCGTCGCCCGCGATGACCGCGACGGGCCGCGGCTCGCCGTCCTCGAACGCGGGCAGCTCCGTCACGTACGGCACGAGCGTGGGGTCGACCGCGATCTTCAGCTCGGCGGGCGTCGGGGAGCTTCCGGGAGAGCACGCGGCGAGGATCAGCGCCGCGGCGAGCCCGAGGGCGGCGACCGCCAGCCGGGTCGGAACCTTCAGGGCGTCGAGCGTTCTGTTACGCATGTTGCCTCCTGAGTGGCAGGCTAGCTGCCGGCCGCCACAGGGGCGCCACAAGCCGCGCTGGCGACCCGCAGCTCCTCCAGCAAGGCCTTGGCCCTGGCGCCCGTGCGCTCGTCGCCCGCCGCCTCGGCCAACTCCTCGGCCTCGCGCGCGCAGGCGATGGCGGCGGCGAGGTCGTCTACCGCGCGGTGCCACCTCGCCAGCACGGTGAGCGCGCGCATGAGCGACCAGGTCTCGCCATGCCTGCGGCAGAGCTCGATGCACTCGTCCAACCGGCGGCGGCACGCGGCCATGTCGCCGACCTTGAGCAGCACGATCCCGTAGAGGTAGAGGGCGTGGGTGGTGAGGGCGGCGTCGCTGGCGCGCCGCAGCCAGTTGAGGCTCTCCTCGAGGTGCGCCTGTGCTTCCTCGTACTCGCCCAGGGTGTTGCAGACGCTGGCGAGGTTGTTGAGCAGCGTGGCCGTCGCGCGCGGGTCGCCGAGCTGCCGCAGGATCGCCAGGCTCTGCCGGTAGAGGCGCTTGCACTCGTGGGCGTCGCCGCGCTCGTCGATGAGCGTGCCGAGGTTGGCCAACGCGGACGCCTCGCCCAGGCGGTCGCCGAGCTTGCGGAAGGTCGCCAGGCTGCGCTCCGCGAGCCACCGGCCTCGTCCGTCCTCACGCATGTAGACGAGCACCCCGGAGAGGCTGAGCTCCGCCTTGGCCTCGCTCAGCTCGTCGCCGCCGTCGCTGGCCAGCGTGGCCGCCTCTTCGAGGTAGGAGACGGCGCGCTCGTACTCGCCCGTGTTCGCGAGGAGGTCGCCCGTTACGCGCAGCGCGTCCGAGGCGAGCAGCGGCGAGCCGCCCGCGCGCGCCTGCCCGAGGGCCACCTCCATGTGTCTCAGCGCCCCCGGGTAGTCGCCGTGGTTCTGGCGCACGCACACTGCGAGCCCCAGGTTGGCCTCGGCCGAGAGGCACCGGTCGCGCAGCGCCTCGGCCCCTTCCAGGGCGCGTTCGTAGAGCGAGCCGGCGAGGCTGTCGCGGCCGAGCCGCTCGGCCAACTGCGCCGCGCGGACCTGCGCCTTCACGAGGACCCTCGCCGGGAGAGCCGCGCCTTCGCCACCGATGAACGCTTGCAGGTAGCCGAGCCCTTCGGCGTCGTGACCGCGCAGCGACCAGAAGGTGCCGAGATCGGCCGCCAGGGCGAGGCCGCTCGCCGGGTCCGTCTCCGCGAAGTACGCCAAGGCCTGCCGCAGGTTGGCGTGCTCCGCGTCTAGGAGGCGCAGGTGCTCGAGCTGCTCAGGGCCGCGCAGGCGTTCGTCGCTGCGCCTGGCGAGCTCGGCGAACCACCGGGCGTGCCGCTCCCTGAGCCCGGCCACCTCGCCCGCGAGCGGCGCCAGCTTCGCGCGCGTGAACGCGTACACGTGCTGGTGGCGGTCGAACCGCCCGGGGGCCGGCGAGCGCAGCCAGGCCTTGTCGAGCAGGGCGGCCAAGGTGCCGACGTCCACGCCGGCGACGGCCTCGGCCGCCTGGTAATCGAAGCCGCCGGTGAAGACGGCGAGCCGCGCGAGCGCAGCCTGCTCCTCCGCGCTCAGGACGGTCCACGTGGCTTCGACCACAGCTTGGAGGCCCGCCGGACCGTCCCCGTCGCCGCGTCCGGCGCCGGCTGCCAGGTCGCCGAGCGACGCGGGGTCCGAGGCGATCCGCTCGGCGAGCGCCGCGGCAGGCAGGATGCGCAGCCAGGCGGACGCCAGCTCGAGGCCGAGGGGGAGGCCCCCGAGCTCACGGCAGACGCGGAGCACGCCCGCGGCCTGCGACCTCAGGTCGAGGTTCGCCTTCAGGGCCAGCGCGAGGTCGGTGAGAAGCCGGACGGCCGGGTAGCGCAAGGCTTCGTCCCAGGCGGTGCCGGGCTCCGGCGCGGGCAGGCCGCCCACGGCCAGCGCCTGCTCGCCGGGCAGCCCGAGCGCTTCGCGGCTGGTCAGGAGCAGGGTGAGGCCCGGTGCGCCGGCGACGAGGTGGCCGAGGTCGTCCGCCGCTCCGCGCAGCTGCTCCACGTTGTCGAGCACGAGCAGAAGCTTCCGGTCGCCGATGGCGGCGGCCAGCTGCCGCCAAGGGTCCTCGCTCGGCGGGGCCTGGAACCCGAGGACCTGGCCAAGGCGCGAGGGGAGCAGCTGAGGCTGGTCTAGGTCGTCGAGGAGGGCGAGGTGCACGGCGCCCGCGAACGGCCCGTGTGCCTCGGCCTCGAGCGCGGCCCGCGCCGCCAGGCGCGTCTTGCCGCTCCCGGCGGGGCCGAGGAGCGTGAGAACCCGCGTCTCCTGCCGCCCCAACGCGCTCGCGATGGCGGCGAGCTCCGCCTCGCGGCCGACGAACGGGGTGGAGAAGAGGCCGCGCGTGCGCTGCGCGAGGGGTGTCCCTTGGTCGGGGTTCGGGTCGGCGCCCAGCTCCTCGAGTTCGGCCGACACGGTGCCCGCCAGCTCGTGGTGGCTCAGGGCGAGCAGGCGGTGGAGCCGTTGCAGGCTCTCCGGGCTGGCCGGCGCCGCGCCGGCCAGACGGTAGGCGAGGGCGGCCCGTTCGGCGGCATGCTCGGGCTTCCCGGCGGCGAGCTCCGCCTCGGCACGGCGCAGGAGGAGCGCGCGGTAGCCCTCGGCCAGGCGCTCCCGGGTCTCGAGCACCCACTCCTCGAGCTCGGCGCTCGCCCCTTGGAACGTCGCCCCCTCGAGGAAGGCGCCGCCGTAGAAGGCCGACGCCGCGGTCAGGTCGTCGGCCTCGAGGGCCGCGAGCAGGCGCGTGGCGTCGCACTCGAGCTCGGTCCATACGAGCTTCGCGTCCGCGGCGCAGGCGAGCGGGTCCGCCTTGCGCAGGCGCGTGATAGCCATGGAGAGGCTCTTAAGACCGTTGCCTTCCGGCCATAGGAACTCTGCCAGGTGCCGCCGTGGCTTCCTGCCTTCCAGGGCGAGGTAGGCGAGCATGGCCAAGGGCTTCGGCTGCGTGAACGGACCAGGATGCAGCGCCAAACCACCGAGTGTCGTCAGCTTCGCCATGCGCCAACTCCCGTAG from Trueperaceae bacterium carries:
- a CDS encoding S8 family serine peptidase, yielding MRNRTLDALKVPTRLAVAALGLAAALILAACSPGSSPTPAELKIAVDPTLVPYVTELPAFEDGEPRPVAVIAGDDGVPATFVANELWLQTDDEDALAALVSRWHGTVLLSLPRADHGLADLPGQYLIRVDASAASTGELVADLRKLEPRARGDYGVSSEAGLNLLAAGSHEAAGGVPVGLNWVGSAADFRGSDVREAPAGDALATNLDYQPNPFLWPSHQRGGPQDIGVAAAWRALDLAGKLGNRVKVAVLDMGFRPDADMPSGWTAISNVPYSDPVEDDNLLGCGNGDCPWHGTNVASAAMAVAGNGYGSAGPAGPVAEPVLVYTLYDFFTSIAALTEARVAGAHVANMSYGVGVPWYLAWSVLPFEAATAALRYSGMLMFASAGNDGKNVDGTTCAPLVGCWEDTWYTPCENSGVICVGGLRVNSVQRSSRSNYGHEQVDIYAPFTLWVGPDPDHTENRAHVVNGTSFSSPFVAGVAALVWAADPGLGADEVEDILMRTAHEPEADAGRRVNALAAVLEALGNVAPTFDLPGSLTALLNLPAQLSITPIDIEDPFPCCTVTWSSDVDGALGTGWSIERTFTTTGSRTITVTATDSGGASTTRTTVLNVVNEAPQVAITSPADGAAVYRTGPVLLRAQASDRNEPNEALACDRLVWTSSVQTDAFPQSGCLLQTTFASNGPRTLTVTATDPQGAQDSASVTITVVDPPANLPPLVQIEQPTYHQRDLAVNAPMPLVGSGFDPEGATAFTYLWTVQLFDQPEIEVGTTATASWTPSDHYDFSQAGTYTVRLRLYVTDPDGATGVDQVELEWLIIL
- a CDS encoding tetratricopeptide repeat protein translates to MAKLTTLGGLALHPGPFTQPKPLAMLAYLALEGRKPRRHLAEFLWPEGNGLKSLSMAITRLRKADPLACAADAKLVWTELECDATRLLAALEADDLTAASAFYGGAFLEGATFQGASAELEEWVLETRERLAEGYRALLLRRAEAELAAGKPEHAAERAALAYRLAGAAPASPESLQRLHRLLALSHHELAGTVSAELEELGADPNPDQGTPLAQRTRGLFSTPFVGREAELAAIASALGRQETRVLTLLGPAGSGKTRLAARAALEAEAHGPFAGAVHLALLDDLDQPQLLPSRLGQVLGFQAPPSEDPWRQLAAAIGDRKLLLVLDNVEQLRGAADDLGHLVAGAPGLTLLLTSREALGLPGEQALAVGGLPAPEPGTAWDEALRYPAVRLLTDLALALKANLDLRSQAAGVLRVCRELGGLPLGLELASAWLRILPAAALAERIASDPASLGDLAAGAGRGDGDGPAGLQAVVEATWTVLSAEEQAALARLAVFTGGFDYQAAEAVAGVDVGTLAALLDKAWLRSPAPGRFDRHQHVYAFTRAKLAPLAGEVAGLRERHARWFAELARRSDERLRGPEQLEHLRLLDAEHANLRQALAYFAETDPASGLALAADLGTFWSLRGHDAEGLGYLQAFIGGEGAALPARVLVKAQVRAAQLAERLGRDSLAGSLYERALEGAEALRDRCLSAEANLGLAVCVRQNHGDYPGALRHMEVALGQARAGGSPLLASDALRVTGDLLANTGEYERAVSYLEEAATLASDGGDELSEAKAELSLSGVLVYMREDGRGRWLAERSLATFRKLGDRLGEASALANLGTLIDERGDAHECKRLYRQSLAILRQLGDPRATATLLNNLASVCNTLGEYEEAQAHLEESLNWLRRASDAALTTHALYLYGIVLLKVGDMAACRRRLDECIELCRRHGETWSLMRALTVLARWHRAVDDLAAAIACAREAEELAEAAGDERTGARAKALLEELRVASAACGAPVAAGS